In the Pseudomonas orientalis genome, one interval contains:
- the kynA gene encoding tryptophan 2,3-dioxygenase → MSQCPFSSDYKPADYPPPEEWHNAELNFSESMSYGDYLDLGKVLSAQHPLSPDHNEMLFIIQHQTSELWMKLMLHELKAAREHVRLGELPPAFKMLARVSRIFDQLVHAWAVLATMTPSEYTAIRPFLGQSSGFQSFQYREIEFILGNKSPALLRPHAHRPELLQQLQVAIATPSLYDEAINLMLKAGLAIDPKRAERDPTAATVHDESVEAAWREVYRDPSRYWDLYQLAEKFIDLEDSFRQWRFRHVTTVERIIGFQPGTGGTEGVGYLRKMLDTVLFPELWRVRSTL, encoded by the coding sequence ATGAGCCAGTGTCCCTTCTCTTCAGACTATAAGCCTGCCGATTACCCGCCCCCGGAAGAATGGCACAACGCCGAGCTGAATTTTTCCGAGTCCATGAGCTATGGCGACTACCTGGACCTGGGCAAAGTCCTCAGCGCCCAGCATCCGCTGTCGCCGGACCACAACGAAATGCTGTTCATCATCCAGCACCAGACCTCGGAGCTGTGGATGAAACTGATGCTCCACGAACTCAAGGCCGCCCGCGAACATGTGCGCCTGGGCGAGTTGCCGCCGGCGTTCAAGATGCTGGCGCGGGTTTCGCGGATCTTCGATCAATTGGTGCATGCCTGGGCGGTGCTGGCGACCATGACACCGTCGGAATACACGGCGATTCGTCCGTTCCTCGGGCAGTCGTCGGGGTTCCAGTCGTTCCAGTATCGCGAGATTGAGTTCATCCTCGGCAACAAGAGCCCGGCGCTGTTGCGGCCCCATGCCCATCGCCCGGAGCTGTTGCAGCAATTGCAGGTGGCGATTGCCACGCCGTCACTGTATGACGAAGCGATCAACCTGATGCTCAAGGCCGGTCTGGCGATAGATCCGAAACGGGCCGAACGCGACCCGACGGCGGCAACCGTCCACGATGAATCGGTGGAAGCCGCGTGGCGTGAGGTCTATCGCGATCCGAGCCGTTATTGGGACTTGTATCAGTTGGCCGAGAAGTTCATCGACCTGGAGGATTCGTTCCGTCAGTGGCGTTTTCGGCATGTGACCACGGTGGAGCGGATTATCGGCTTCCAGCCGGGGACTGGCGGTACCGAAGGCGTGGGGTATTTGCGCAAGATGCTCGACACGGTGCTGTTCCCAGAGCTCTGGCGAGTACGCTCCACCCTCTGA
- the kynB gene encoding arylformamidase, with translation MNPIKTWWDISPPLSAATPTWPGDTPFQEERVWQFGPECPVNVGRVTLSPHTGAHVDAPLHYSADGAPIGEVSLDVYMGPCRVLHCLGSGALVQPHQLQGRVDNLPERVLLRTYPQAPLTEWDSDFTAIAPQTIDLLASLGVRLIGIDTPSLDPQQSKTMDSHNAVARHGMAILEGIVLDDVPEGDYELIALPLRFAHLDASPVRAILRPLLEPTR, from the coding sequence ATGAACCCAATAAAAACGTGGTGGGATATCAGCCCGCCCTTGAGTGCGGCGACCCCGACCTGGCCGGGCGATACGCCGTTCCAGGAGGAGCGTGTGTGGCAGTTCGGTCCCGAGTGCCCGGTGAATGTGGGGCGTGTGACCCTGTCGCCGCACACCGGCGCCCACGTGGATGCGCCGCTGCATTACAGCGCTGACGGCGCGCCGATTGGCGAGGTGTCGTTGGACGTGTACATGGGCCCGTGCCGGGTGTTGCACTGCCTGGGCAGCGGCGCGCTGGTGCAGCCGCATCAATTGCAGGGGCGTGTGGATAACCTGCCCGAGCGCGTGTTGCTGCGCACTTATCCACAAGCGCCGTTGACCGAATGGGATTCAGACTTCACCGCCATCGCCCCGCAAACCATCGATCTGCTAGCCAGCCTCGGCGTGCGCCTGATCGGGATCGACACGCCGTCCCTGGACCCGCAACAGTCCAAGACCATGGACTCGCACAACGCCGTGGCGCGCCATGGCATGGCGATCCTCGAAGGCATCGTGCTCGACGACGTACCGGAGGGCGACTATGAACTGATCGCGCTGCCGCTGCGTTTTGCCCATCTGGACGCCAGCCCGGTCCGTGCAATCCTGCGCCCGCTTTTGGAGCCCACGCGATGA
- a CDS encoding LysR family transcriptional regulator, translating to MELRHLRYFQVLGQTLNFTRAAERLHIAQPPLSRQIQQLEDELGVVLLERGRPLRLTEAGRFFYEHANVLLEQLGKACDNTRRIGLGQKTWLGIGFAPSTLYGVLPELIRRLRNHEALELELGLSEMTTLQQVEALKAGRIDVGFGRIRIDDPAIVQRVLVQDRLVAVLPSDHPLLGAPATLAQLAAEPFVLYPGNPRPSYADHVIALFDAHGLSLKVAQWTNELQTAIGLVGAGMGVTLVPASVQVLHRADIGYTPVVETTATSPIILSRRVNDQSPGLSHCLQLVEELI from the coding sequence ATGGAACTGCGTCACCTGCGCTATTTCCAGGTACTGGGACAGACCCTCAACTTCACCCGCGCCGCCGAACGCCTGCACATCGCCCAGCCGCCGTTGAGTCGGCAGATCCAGCAATTGGAAGACGAATTGGGCGTGGTGTTGCTGGAGCGCGGCCGCCCGCTGCGGCTGACCGAGGCCGGGCGATTTTTCTATGAACACGCCAATGTGCTGCTGGAACAGCTGGGTAAAGCCTGCGACAACACCCGGCGCATCGGCCTGGGTCAGAAGACCTGGCTGGGCATCGGTTTTGCGCCGTCGACCTTGTACGGCGTGCTGCCGGAATTGATTCGGCGTCTGCGCAACCATGAGGCGCTGGAGCTGGAATTGGGATTGTCGGAGATGACCACCTTGCAGCAGGTCGAGGCGCTCAAGGCCGGACGCATCGATGTGGGTTTCGGGCGGATCCGCATCGACGACCCGGCCATTGTCCAGCGCGTCCTGGTGCAGGACCGGCTGGTGGCGGTGTTGCCCAGCGATCATCCGTTGCTGGGCGCCCCCGCCACCCTCGCCCAGTTGGCCGCCGAACCCTTTGTGCTGTACCCCGGCAATCCGCGCCCCAGTTATGCCGACCATGTCATCGCCTTGTTCGACGCCCACGGCTTGAGCCTCAAGGTGGCGCAGTGGACCAACGAGTTGCAGACCGCCATCGGCCTGGTGGGCGCAGGCATGGGCGTGACACTGGTACCGGCGTCGGTGCAGGTGCTGCACCGGGCGGATATTGGCTACACGCCGGTCGTGGAAACCACCGCGACCTCGCCGATCATTCTCAGCCGGCGGGTGAATGACCAGTCGCCGGGGCTCAGTCATTGCCTGCAATTGGTTGAAGAGTTGATCTGA
- a CDS encoding CoA-acylating methylmalonate-semialdehyde dehydrogenase: protein MNASADISVKQVKLLINGEWVESKTTEWQDIVNPATQQVLARVPFTTADEVNAAIDAAHRAFQTWKLTPIGARMRIMLKLQALIREHSKRIAVVLSNEQGKTIADAEGDIFRGLEVVEHACSIGTLQMGEFAENVAGGVDTYTLRQPIGVCAGITPFNFPAMIPLWMFPMAIACGNTFVLKPSEQDPLSTMLLVELALEAGVPPGVLNVVHGGKDVVDALCTHKDIKAVSFVGSTAVGTHVYDLAGKHGKRVQSMMGAKNHAVVLPDANREHTLNALVGAGFGAAGQRCMATSVVVLVGASKQWLPDLKALAQKLKVNAGSEAGTDVGPVISKRAKARILELIESGVKEGAKLELDGRDIKVPGFEQGNFVGPTLFSGVTTDMRIYTEEIFGPVLVVLEVDTLDQAIALVNANPFGNGTGLFTQSGAAARKFQSEIDVGQVGINIPIPVPVPFFSFTGSRGSKLGDLGPYGKQVVQFYTQTKTVTSRWFDDDTVNDGVNTTINLR, encoded by the coding sequence ATGAACGCATCTGCCGATATTTCCGTTAAACAGGTCAAGTTGCTGATCAACGGCGAGTGGGTCGAGTCCAAGACCACCGAATGGCAAGACATCGTCAACCCGGCCACCCAGCAAGTGCTTGCCCGCGTCCCGTTCACCACGGCCGATGAGGTCAACGCCGCCATCGACGCCGCCCATCGCGCCTTCCAGACCTGGAAGCTGACGCCGATCGGCGCGCGCATGCGCATCATGCTCAAGCTGCAAGCCTTGATCCGCGAACACTCCAAGCGCATTGCCGTGGTCCTCAGCAACGAGCAGGGCAAGACCATTGCCGATGCCGAAGGCGATATTTTCCGTGGTCTGGAAGTGGTGGAGCACGCCTGTTCCATCGGTACCCTGCAAATGGGCGAGTTCGCCGAGAACGTCGCCGGCGGCGTAGATACCTACACCCTGCGCCAGCCCATCGGCGTGTGTGCCGGCATCACCCCCTTTAACTTCCCGGCCATGATTCCGCTGTGGATGTTCCCGATGGCCATCGCCTGCGGTAACACCTTCGTGCTCAAGCCGTCCGAGCAGGACCCGCTGTCGACGATGCTGCTGGTGGAGCTGGCGCTGGAAGCTGGCGTACCGCCGGGCGTGCTCAACGTGGTGCACGGCGGCAAGGACGTGGTGGATGCGCTGTGCACCCATAAAGACATCAAGGCGGTGTCCTTCGTCGGCTCGACCGCCGTGGGCACTCACGTGTACGACCTGGCCGGCAAGCATGGCAAGCGTGTGCAGTCGATGATGGGCGCCAAGAACCACGCGGTGGTGCTGCCGGACGCCAACCGCGAACACACCCTCAATGCCTTGGTCGGTGCCGGTTTCGGTGCGGCGGGCCAGCGTTGCATGGCCACCTCGGTGGTGGTGCTGGTGGGCGCGTCCAAGCAGTGGCTGCCGGACCTCAAGGCCCTGGCACAGAAGCTCAAGGTCAACGCCGGCAGCGAAGCCGGTACCGACGTGGGCCCGGTGATCTCCAAGCGCGCCAAGGCACGCATCCTGGAGCTGATCGAAAGCGGCGTGAAAGAAGGCGCCAAACTGGAGCTGGACGGCCGCGACATCAAGGTGCCGGGCTTCGAGCAAGGCAACTTTGTCGGCCCGACGCTGTTCTCCGGCGTGACCACCGACATGCGCATCTACACCGAGGAAATCTTCGGCCCGGTGCTGGTGGTGCTGGAGGTCGACACCCTCGATCAAGCCATTGCGCTGGTCAACGCCAACCCGTTCGGCAACGGCACCGGCCTGTTCACCCAGAGTGGCGCGGCGGCGCGCAAGTTCCAGAGTGAAATCGACGTAGGCCAGGTCGGCATCAACATCCCGATCCCGGTGCCGGTGCCGTTCTTCAGCTTCACCGGTTCCCGTGGTTCCAAACTCGGCGACCTTGGCCCGTACGGCAAGCAGGTGGTGCAGTTCTACACCCAGACCAAGACCGTCACCAGCCGCTGGTTCGATGACGATACGGTCAACGATGGCGTCAACACCACCATCAACCTGCGCTGA
- the antA gene encoding anthranilate 1,2-dioxygenase large subunit: MSGARNVEQWKTFIDSCLDFRPADEVFRIARDMFTEPELFDLEMELIFEKNWIYACHESELANHHDFVTMRAGRQPMIITRDGEGRLNALINACQHRGTTLTRVGKGNQSTFTCPFHAWCYKSDGRLVKVKAPGEYPEGFDKATRGLKKARIDSYKGFVFISLDVNGTDSLEDFLGDAKVFFDMMVAQSATGELEVLPGKSAYTYDGNWKLQNENGLDGYHVSTVHYNYVATVQHRQQVNSENGASAGTTLDYSKLGAGDANTDDGWFAFNNGHSLLFSDMPNPSVRSGYATIMPRLVAEHGQQKAEWMMHRLRNLNIYPSLFFLDQISSQLRIIRPLAWNKTEIISQCLGVKNESDADRENRIRQFEDFFNVSGMGTPDDLVEFREAQRGFQGRLERWSDISRGSHRWATGPTPNSEAIGIQPAMTGTEFTHEGLYVNQHRNWQRFLLKGLDRQALQLREVK, from the coding sequence ATGAGTGGTGCAAGAAACGTCGAACAGTGGAAAACCTTTATCGACAGTTGCCTGGACTTTCGCCCGGCGGATGAGGTGTTCCGCATCGCCCGCGACATGTTCACCGAGCCCGAACTGTTCGATCTGGAGATGGAACTGATCTTCGAAAAGAACTGGATCTACGCCTGCCACGAAAGCGAATTGGCCAATCACCACGACTTCGTGACGATGCGCGCCGGGCGCCAGCCGATGATCATCACCCGCGACGGCGAAGGCCGGCTCAACGCGCTGATCAATGCCTGCCAGCATCGCGGCACCACCCTCACCCGCGTGGGCAAGGGCAACCAGTCCACGTTCACTTGCCCGTTCCACGCCTGGTGCTACAAGAGCGATGGCCGGTTGGTGAAGGTCAAGGCGCCGGGTGAATACCCGGAAGGTTTCGACAAAGCCACCCGCGGCCTGAAAAAGGCGCGCATCGACAGCTACAAGGGCTTTGTATTCATCAGCCTCGACGTGAACGGCACCGACAGCCTGGAAGACTTCCTCGGTGACGCCAAAGTGTTCTTCGACATGATGGTGGCGCAGTCGGCCACCGGCGAACTGGAGGTGCTGCCGGGCAAGTCCGCCTACACCTACGACGGCAACTGGAAACTGCAGAACGAAAACGGCCTGGACGGTTATCACGTCAGCACCGTGCACTACAACTACGTGGCCACGGTGCAGCATCGCCAGCAGGTCAATAGCGAAAATGGCGCAAGTGCCGGCACTACCCTGGACTACAGCAAGCTCGGCGCCGGCGACGCCAACACCGACGACGGCTGGTTTGCCTTCAACAACGGCCACAGTCTGCTGTTCAGCGACATGCCCAACCCCAGCGTGCGCTCCGGCTACGCCACCATCATGCCGCGCCTGGTGGCCGAACACGGCCAGCAGAAAGCCGAATGGATGATGCACCGCCTGCGCAACCTGAATATCTACCCCAGCCTGTTCTTTCTCGACCAGATCAGTTCCCAACTGCGCATCATCCGCCCACTGGCGTGGAACAAGACCGAGATCATCAGCCAGTGCCTGGGGGTGAAGAACGAGTCCGACGCCGACCGCGAGAACCGTATTCGCCAGTTCGAGGATTTCTTTAACGTCTCGGGCATGGGCACGCCGGATGACCTGGTGGAGTTTCGCGAGGCCCAGCGCGGTTTCCAGGGTCGGCTGGAGCGCTGGAGCGATATCTCACGCGGCAGTCATCGCTGGGCGACCGGGCCGACGCCGAACAGCGAAGCCATCGGTATCCAGCCCGCCATGACCGGCACCGAATTCACCCACGAAGGTTTGTACGTCAACCAGCACCGCAACTGGCAGCGGTTTTTGCTCAAGGGCCTGGACCGGCAGGCACTGCAACTGCGGGAGGTGAAGTGA
- the antC gene encoding anthranilate 1,2-dioxygenase electron transfer component AntC has product MNHKVAFSFADGKTLFFPVSAHEILLDAALRNGIKIPLDCREGVCGTCQGRCESGDYTQDYVDEEALSGLDLQQRKMLSCQTRVQSDATFYFDFDSSLCNAPGPVQVRGTVSEVQVVSASTAVLQLQVDAPLDFLPGQYARLSVPGTDSWRSYSFANLPGHRLQFLVRLLPDGVMSNYLRERCQVGDEVLMEAPLGAFYLRHVTQPLVLVAGGTGLSALLGMLDQLAAGGCEQPVHLYYGVRGAEDLCEAARIRGYASKIADFRYTEVLSDASAQWTGKRGYLTEHFDLAHLRDKSVDMYVCGPPPMVESIQQWLADQALDGVQLYYEKFTQSNI; this is encoded by the coding sequence ATGAACCACAAAGTGGCCTTCAGTTTTGCCGATGGCAAGACCCTGTTCTTCCCGGTGAGCGCCCATGAAATCCTGCTGGATGCCGCCCTGCGCAACGGCATCAAGATCCCGCTGGATTGTCGCGAAGGCGTGTGCGGCACCTGCCAGGGACGCTGCGAATCCGGCGATTACACCCAGGACTATGTCGACGAGGAAGCGCTGTCCGGGCTCGACCTGCAACAGCGCAAAATGCTCAGTTGCCAGACGCGGGTGCAGTCCGATGCGACCTTCTACTTCGACTTCGATTCAAGCCTGTGCAACGCGCCGGGGCCGGTGCAGGTGCGCGGCACGGTGAGCGAGGTGCAGGTGGTGTCGGCCAGTACGGCAGTCCTGCAGTTGCAAGTGGACGCACCGCTGGATTTTCTGCCCGGTCAATATGCGCGGTTGTCGGTACCCGGCACTGACAGCTGGCGTTCCTATTCCTTCGCCAACCTGCCGGGCCATCGGTTGCAGTTTCTGGTGCGCCTGCTGCCCGACGGAGTGATGAGCAACTACTTGCGCGAGCGCTGCCAGGTGGGTGACGAGGTATTGATGGAGGCGCCGCTGGGGGCGTTCTACCTGCGGCACGTGACCCAACCGCTGGTGCTGGTCGCCGGTGGCACCGGGTTGTCGGCACTGCTGGGCATGCTCGATCAGTTGGCGGCTGGCGGCTGCGAACAGCCCGTGCACCTCTATTACGGTGTGCGCGGTGCAGAAGACTTGTGCGAAGCGGCGCGCATCCGCGGTTACGCGTCGAAAATCGCCGACTTTCGCTACACCGAAGTCCTCAGCGACGCCTCAGCGCAATGGACGGGCAAGCGCGGCTACCTCACCGAACATTTCGACCTGGCCCACTTGCGTGACAAATCAGTGGACATGTACGTGTGCGGTCCCCCGCCGATGGTCGAATCGATCCAACAATGGCTGGCGGATCAGGCACTTGATGGCGTTCAGCTGTATTACGAAAAGTTTACGCAGAGTAATATCTGA
- a CDS encoding amino acid permease produces MADDMVNPVGLKRGLKNRHIQLIALGGAIGTGLFLGSAGVLKSAGPSMILGYAIAGFIAFLIMRQLGEMIVEEPVAGSFSHFAHKYWGGYAGFLAGWNYWVLYVLVGMAELTAVGKYIQFWWPEIPTWVSALVFFVAVNLINTLNVKFFGEAEFWFAIIKVVAIVGMIVLGCYLLFSGTGGPQASVSNLWSHGGFFPNGGMGLLMSMAFIMFSFGGLELVGITAAEASEPRKVIPKAINQVVYRILIFYVGALTVLLSLYPWDQLLQTLGASGDPYSGSPFVQIFSLIGNDTAAHILNFVVLTAALSVYNSGVYCNSRMLFGLAEQGDAPKALMKLNKQGVPLRALAISALVTMLCVVVNYIAPQSALELLFALVVASLMINWALISITHIKFRKAMGEQGVTPSFKTFWFPFSNYLCLAFMLMIISVMLAIPGIRESVYAMPVWVGIIYVAYRLRVSKAKAVATAQ; encoded by the coding sequence ATGGCGGATGACATGGTAAACCCGGTGGGCCTCAAGCGCGGCCTGAAGAACCGGCACATTCAACTGATCGCCTTGGGAGGGGCGATTGGCACGGGACTGTTCCTCGGCTCGGCCGGGGTGCTCAAGTCGGCGGGGCCGTCGATGATCCTGGGTTATGCGATAGCCGGTTTCATCGCCTTCCTGATCATGCGCCAGCTCGGCGAGATGATTGTCGAAGAGCCGGTGGCCGGCTCCTTCAGCCACTTTGCGCATAAATACTGGGGCGGTTACGCGGGCTTTCTCGCAGGCTGGAACTACTGGGTGCTGTACGTGCTGGTAGGCATGGCTGAACTGACGGCGGTGGGCAAGTACATCCAGTTCTGGTGGCCGGAAATCCCGACCTGGGTCAGCGCGCTGGTGTTCTTTGTCGCGGTCAACCTGATCAACACCCTGAACGTGAAGTTCTTCGGTGAAGCCGAATTCTGGTTCGCGATCATCAAGGTGGTGGCGATTGTCGGCATGATCGTGCTCGGCTGCTACCTGCTGTTCAGCGGCACCGGCGGCCCGCAGGCATCGGTCAGCAACCTGTGGAGTCATGGCGGGTTCTTCCCGAACGGCGGCATGGGGCTGTTGATGTCGATGGCGTTCATCATGTTCTCGTTCGGTGGCCTGGAGCTGGTGGGCATCACCGCCGCCGAGGCCAGCGAGCCGCGCAAGGTGATCCCGAAGGCGATCAACCAGGTGGTGTACCGGATCCTGATTTTCTACGTCGGCGCCCTCACCGTGCTGCTGTCGCTGTACCCGTGGGATCAACTGCTGCAAACCCTCGGCGCGTCGGGCGATCCCTACAGCGGCAGCCCGTTCGTGCAGATCTTCTCGCTGATCGGCAATGACACCGCGGCGCACATCCTCAACTTCGTGGTGCTGACCGCGGCGCTGTCGGTGTACAACAGTGGCGTGTACTGCAACAGCCGCATGCTGTTCGGCCTGGCCGAGCAAGGCGACGCGCCCAAGGCGCTGATGAAGCTCAACAAGCAGGGCGTGCCATTACGCGCCCTGGCGATTTCGGCGCTGGTGACGATGCTGTGCGTGGTGGTCAACTACATCGCGCCGCAGAGCGCCCTGGAGCTGCTGTTTGCCTTGGTGGTTGCCTCGCTGATGATCAACTGGGCGCTGATCAGCATCACCCACATCAAATTCCGCAAGGCCATGGGCGAGCAAGGCGTGACGCCGTCGTTCAAGACTTTCTGGTTCCCGTTCAGCAACTACCTGTGCCTGGCGTTCATGCTGATGATCATCAGCGTGATGCTGGCGATTCCGGGGATTCGTGAGTCGGTGTATGCGATGCCGGTGTGGGTGGGGATTATTTATGTGGCATATCGGTTGCGCGTAAGCAAGGCGAAAGCGGTAGCCACAGCGCAGTAA
- the mmsB gene encoding 3-hydroxyisobutyrate dehydrogenase has product MKIAFIGLGNMGAPMARNLIKAGHALNLFDLNQAVLKELAELGGHISDSPRDAAQGAELVITMLPAAAHVRSVWLNEDGVLAGIGNGIPAVDCSTIDPQTARDVAAAAARQGVVMADAPVSGGTGGAQAGTLTFMVGATPELFATLQPILAQMGRNIVHCGEVGTGQIAKICNNLLLGISMVGVSEAMALGDALGIDTQVLAGIINSSTGRCWSSDTYNPWPGVIETAPSSRGYTGGFGADLMLKDLGLATEAARQAKQPVILGAVAQQLYQSMSQRGEGGKDFSAIINSYLKTH; this is encoded by the coding sequence ATGAAAATTGCATTTATCGGCCTGGGCAACATGGGCGCGCCCATGGCCCGCAACCTGATCAAGGCCGGGCACGCGCTGAACCTGTTCGACCTGAACCAGGCCGTGCTCAAGGAACTGGCCGAACTGGGCGGCCACATCAGCGACTCACCGCGTGACGCAGCCCAGGGCGCTGAGCTGGTGATCACCATGCTGCCGGCCGCCGCGCATGTGCGCAGCGTGTGGCTGAATGAAGACGGTGTGCTCGCCGGCATCGGCAACGGCATTCCCGCCGTGGATTGCAGCACGATCGACCCGCAGACTGCCCGTGACGTCGCGGCGGCCGCCGCCCGGCAAGGCGTGGTGATGGCCGATGCCCCGGTGTCCGGCGGCACCGGCGGGGCGCAGGCTGGCACGCTGACCTTCATGGTCGGTGCCACACCTGAACTGTTCGCCACCCTGCAGCCGATACTGGCGCAGATGGGCCGCAACATCGTGCACTGCGGCGAGGTGGGTACCGGGCAAATCGCCAAGATCTGCAACAACCTGCTGCTGGGTATCAGCATGGTCGGCGTCAGTGAGGCGATGGCCCTGGGCGACGCGCTGGGCATCGATACGCAGGTGCTGGCCGGGATTATCAACAGCTCAACCGGGCGTTGCTGGAGTTCGGACACCTACAATCCGTGGCCGGGCGTGATCGAAACCGCGCCGTCATCGCGTGGCTATACCGGCGGTTTCGGCGCCGACCTGATGCTCAAGGACCTGGGCCTGGCCACTGAAGCGGCGCGCCAGGCAAAACAGCCAGTGATCCTCGGTGCGGTGGCCCAGCAGTTGTATCAATCGATGAGCCAGCGTGGGGAAGGGGGCAAGGACTTTTCGGCTATCATCAACAGCTACCTTAAAACCCATTAA
- a CDS encoding cupin domain-containing protein has product MSKPITVLRDTHPLPVLDACKWEKLEGDPHTVNLNAYTSEDGSKIMGTWICTPGKWYVDYVKWEYCHFQEGYCIITPQGMAPIHLRAGDIFVVEPGMKGTWEVVETVRKYFVFA; this is encoded by the coding sequence ATGTCCAAGCCCATCACCGTACTGCGCGACACCCACCCCTTGCCAGTCCTGGATGCCTGCAAATGGGAAAAGCTCGAAGGCGACCCGCACACCGTCAACCTCAACGCCTATACCAGTGAGGACGGCAGCAAGATCATGGGCACCTGGATCTGCACGCCGGGCAAGTGGTACGTGGACTACGTGAAATGGGAATACTGCCACTTCCAGGAAGGCTATTGCATCATCACGCCGCAAGGCATGGCGCCGATTCACTTGCGGGCTGGGGATATCTTTGTGGTGGAGCCGGGGATGAAGGGGACGTGGGAGGTGGTGGAGACGGTGCGTAAGTATTTTGTGTTTGCTTGA
- the antB gene encoding anthranilate 1,2-dioxygenase small subunit yields the protein MNAQLQYRIEQFFYRKSELCDAQDWDAYVQLFDPLSEFHLPQWDSEHVYTQDPKREMSLIYYANRSGLEDRVFRLRTGKAASATPMPRTLHLINNVRIAEQADGTLEVKLNWHTLFYRLATSEQFYGHATYRLKPAGDSWLITRKHALLLNDTINSVLDFYHL from the coding sequence ATGAATGCCCAGTTGCAGTACCGGATCGAACAATTCTTCTACCGTAAATCCGAACTGTGCGACGCCCAGGACTGGGATGCCTATGTGCAATTGTTCGACCCACTGAGTGAATTCCATCTGCCGCAATGGGACTCGGAACACGTCTACACCCAGGACCCCAAGCGCGAAATGTCGTTGATCTATTACGCCAACCGCTCGGGGCTGGAGGACCGCGTCTTCCGCCTGCGCACCGGCAAGGCAGCCTCGGCCACACCCATGCCGCGCACGCTGCACTTGATCAATAACGTGCGCATTGCCGAACAGGCCGACGGCACGCTGGAGGTAAAGCTGAACTGGCACACCCTGTTCTATCGGCTGGCGACGTCCGAGCAGTTTTATGGGCACGCGACCTACCGTCTCAAGCCTGCGGGCGACAGCTGGCTGATCACCCGCAAGCATGCGCTGCTGCTCAACGACACCATCAACTCGGTGCTGGACTTCTACCACCTATGA
- a CDS encoding AraC family transcriptional regulator, with protein sequence MSSQTIQRFDLEGARSWMSGICGPHRLATATPERLRFHHSANMFKSRATTLGVIEYGTDVTIDIEDAEHFSSYSLSLPLVGEQELSKNGERLSSNRDQGVIISPNEHQVLAISGDCRKLQVVITRAAMSESLENLLQRPIEAPLRFESVMDAVDGASASWWRMARYVIAELEHGSELYEQAAFTRDLESSLIKGLILAQPNNYSEELRDVLGVKLPHYLIRACQYIHANAREAVHLEDLEAAAGVSRFKLFDAFRKYFALSPMAYLKKYRLSAVRQELLELGATRTISEIALGWGFTHLGRFSAEYRKLFDESPSQTLQRKRLRSI encoded by the coding sequence ATGAGCAGCCAAACGATTCAACGCTTCGACCTGGAAGGCGCGCGTAGCTGGATGTCCGGCATCTGCGGGCCCCATCGCCTGGCCACCGCCACGCCCGAACGCCTGCGTTTTCACCACAGCGCCAACATGTTCAAGTCCCGCGCGACCACCCTGGGTGTGATCGAATACGGCACTGATGTGACCATCGATATCGAAGATGCCGAGCACTTCAGCAGTTACAGCCTGAGCCTGCCCCTGGTGGGCGAGCAGGAGTTGAGTAAAAACGGCGAACGGCTCAGCTCCAACCGCGACCAGGGCGTCATCATCTCGCCCAACGAGCACCAGGTGCTGGCGATTTCCGGCGACTGCCGCAAGTTGCAGGTGGTGATTACGCGGGCGGCGATGAGTGAGTCACTGGAGAATTTGCTACAGCGCCCCATCGAGGCGCCGTTGCGCTTTGAGTCGGTAATGGACGCGGTGGACGGCGCTTCGGCGTCGTGGTGGCGCATGGCGCGTTACGTCATTGCCGAACTGGAACACGGCAGTGAGTTGTATGAGCAGGCCGCGTTTACCCGTGATCTGGAAAGCTCGTTGATCAAGGGGCTGATCCTGGCCCAGCCGAACAATTATTCCGAAGAGCTGCGCGACGTACTGGGCGTGAAACTGCCCCACTATTTGATCCGTGCATGCCAGTACATTCACGCTAACGCCCGCGAAGCCGTACACCTGGAAGACCTGGAAGCGGCTGCCGGAGTGTCGCGGTTCAAGCTGTTCGATGCCTTTCGCAAATATTTTGCGCTGTCGCCGATGGCTTATCTGAAGAAGTACCGGCTGAGCGCCGTGCGCCAGGAGCTTCTTGAGCTTGGCGCCACACGAACCATCTCCGAGATCGCCCTGGGTTGGGGCTTTACCCATCTGGGGCGGTTTTCGGCGGAGTATCGCAAGCTGTTCGATGAATCCCCCAGCCAAACCCTGCAGCGCAAGCGCCTGCGCAGTATTTGA